The genome window ATCACCGACATAAGGGCTGGCCTGACGAAGATACGGGTGTGCATGCTCGGCAGTCAGGTGCGGTGTTTTGCAATCGTCACAGAACCCAACCTCGTATACCGGAGCGCTGCAGTCACATCTGCCTCGTTGCTGAACGTACACTTGTCCAAACGGCCAATTTTCAAGGTCGCTGGATTTCTCGCCACAGCCTGGGTTCACACAGCTCCAAAGCCCGTGAAGCATTCGCTGAAATAGATGCGCTCGCAGCTTGAGGAAGGGCTCTCCGTTCCCGGCTTGTTTGGTATCGGTAAGGAGGTCCAACCACTCCAGAAGCTTTTGCTGTCTCTCGACGTTGTCTTTCTCTTGAAGCAAACCGGCCACAGACTCATTAAGGTCCTTCAGGCTGACTGGCTTTGAAGATTTCACTACCGTATTGCGTATTAATTGCGCCGTCCGGGAACCGCGTAAAGCACCGAACCTTTTTTCGGACACAACATTCCCGCGCTCAATATTCCGTAACTGCTCAAAGGACATTCCATTGTCATCGCCATCAAATCCCAATTCCGGAACTTGTCGTTGACCGCGGATCACGACGACTTGGCTCGTCGGCACGCCGGCCAAACCCGCCAGGTATTCCCTCAAGCGTTCCTCGGCCTTCTCGTCGGCGATGGTGGCAGAGGTTGCTACGAACCGAATGTCCGATGCTTTGCTTCCGAAAGCTTCAACGACGCGTCGAAGTAGCAGCGACAGTTCAGCGGCCTGAGAGCCGATGTAGGTGTGGGCCTCATCCAAAACAATCCAGCGCAAAGATTGCGCTTCTTTGGATTTCTGAATGATCGGATCGTCCACCTGACGCACCAACATGTATTCAAGCATGGTGGCATTGGTCATCAGTATCGGCGCTGGATGATCGCGGAGCTCTTCGCGAGAGAGAATTTGGTTAGGACGGTCTTTTTGCTCTTTGCGAACTGATGTCCGAGAGTTTTTGGTATTCCCGTTGTAGAGACAGAATCGAACATTTTGACCAAACGGTTTTGTCCATGCGTCCAAACGTTCCCGCTGCGAATTGATCAATGCGTTGAGGGGGTACAGAAATAAAGCTCGAACACCTTCCAAAGCTTTTCCGCTGTCGCGATGTTCGCTGACGAGATCCTGAAGAATTGGAATCATGAAGCATTCCGTCTTTCCCGAACCGGTGCCAGTGGTTATGACGGCAGACTTGGGCTCAGGAGCGAGCAACGTGTGCCAGGCTGTGAGCTGATGTGTATAGGGTTTGATATTCCGATCGAACCGATAGTTTTCATCATCAGATTCTGCCAGTGCACTGATCACCTCTTCACTAAGAAGATTTCCCGAAAGGGCCTTAAAGGTCGTATTCCCTGGCTCCCATCCAAATGTGTGCTCAAACACAGGCGGGGCGAGAAAACATCCCTCTTTCCCAAGCTCATTGCCCATTTGTTTGCCAAGATGATCACGCAGACCGGGGTCCGCGACGCCGAGAATACTGAGCGTTGACTCGCGGCTGCGCTCCAGTGACTGGTTGATTAGACCCTTGAAATAACCGCTCATAAAAAATCCTTGTTATTCTGTTTGGAGCAAGAGGTTCGACAGCACGAGCGAATAAGTAGGCTCGTACCAACCGTAGCGATCAAAGTCTGAGAGAACTCGCGCACCCAGTTTTAATTCGGGCAATGAAGGCGTTAAGTCTTCGAAACGGGCTTTACCTGCGGTAACAGCGGCCATGAAGATCGGTAGATATGCGACCGCTCTTGAAAACCCAACATCCGGTAAACGCTTCAGTTCGTCGGGGAAGTCTTGCTGATGTATCCAGTTCGTCAGTTCTACTTTGAACCATTCGGGCCATCTCTGATCGTCGGCGTGATTACGGCGCAAATCTTCGAAACAATATTTCGCGAATACATAGGGGACTTGCTGCAGATTCAGATGCTCTGGCTCTTTTAGATACTGAGCAAGATGCGCAAAGCAGGGGATAGATTCAGAGACGCTTTTAATTCTGTCTTGAACAACTTTTTCGGCGAACTCCTCTGGAATACCCTTTTCGACCAGAAACTTCTTTTGCGACGCTCTAACATCCACCCATGTGTGAACAGCCACCGTCTCCCAGATTACCGCAAGCTCATTACTCATCCGCCGGCAGAAATCTGGATCAAATTCCAGGCGGAACACTGCGACCGCCATTGCAGCTGAATTGGCCGCTAACGCTTTCCAAGCCTCAAATGCGGACAGCGGAAGAGAACTGAAGCGATCTTTTAGCGATCGCAGATAATCCCAACCGCTGTGCGACAGGTCCTCCGCCATCGCCGCAATGACATCATGAAAAACATTAGGGTTGTGTCTCGGATGAAACAGTTTCGCTGCTGCGTGTAAGGTTTTCGGCGCACTTCCGTTAGTCTCGACGGGGCCCTCTGTGACCCAAACCGTTGGCCGAAACTTCACTTTCGACTCGGCTGGCGTAAACAGTAGCCAAGGGCCGTTTTTCATCATTTTCGTGGGGATCTCGAAAACGCCCATTCCGACACCTTCGGAAAAGCGCTCAGTTACGGCGACTGATTCAGCCTGAGGGTCATCTAGGCGCATACCAGAAACGCCTGAAAAACTGCCAGATGTTGCAGACCTATCCGCAATGACCTCTAATCGGCCAATTGAATTTGGGCCTTCGAGGCGAGCGTTGTAACGAACAACATCGATCTGCTTTAGCATCTGGTCGGTTTCAATTCGGATTCTGACAAAAGCATCTTGGTTGATAGCCGTACCCAACATTTGCTGGATATCTTCCTGAAACGCATAGAGACTAATTTGTTGTGGCTGCTTGTTAACCGTGAACGGGTAATACCTTCGGAAGTTGGGAACGTCCTGGGATATAAGTTCGAGGCAAACGAAAAACTGTTCTCGACTATCAGGCCTGGGCGTCAACGTCATTGACGTTTCGATCAACTGGTCGAGCGACATCAAGCCGCTTTTAATCTCATTGCCCTCTTCGTCAAAAAGCTGAACTCCCGTTTTCGGGTAAGGCAATCTCAGAACGACAGGCTCTGACGGCTTGATACCATCAGTTAACGCAATACTGATCTTTTCTGGTGCACCTTGGCCGACTTGTGGCGCCATAGTTATACTGTAGCCATCTTCGGAGTCCTGAACCTCGGTTTTGAGCGAGTTATCGAGAACCTGAAGCGTGAGGCGCCGGGAGCTTTTAAGGATGATGCGGGCCGGGCTATTGCGGGAAGCGGGTACAGAAACAACTCTTAAATCTTTCGGTATCACCCCTATTCTTCGTCTAAGAAGCGTTTCCCCTGAATCTCCAAGCACGCTCAAAGCGAAGCTGCCTACCTGATTCTGTTGATAGTCGAAAAGCAGAGGCGCACCGTTTGCCAGAATGCGAATGTCGTTATGTTCGTCACTATCTAACCCAGAGACACTAGGCCACCCCCGGTAGGCAAGATTCGGCAAAGTACTGTAGAGCGAAACGGTGCCAAGAAGAGATGGCTTTTGGAAACTGGCATTGGGGTCAAA of Marinobacter sediminum contains these proteins:
- a CDS encoding STY4851/ECs_5259 family protein; its protein translation is MDVGRRSKSKAWINEFLFVRGMIGGPDASPLYQYHVTDEEYSELPTILRQSIPDIESPSYSRQWSAVFCLFVAEKYRREYDGSNLGWSWSGFEKPLSVELPSRLHSEIVKKGLEFWKRPIRLRTNGYDYLGSLFDEGGLPWRLVQSETHGFGRAVRGAVNQYYRVKQAGGEVASVIENYAYSFPQTFRTPEKYLLIASIVEWLMQLAESHPISSVDEPVDYLDEHAPDWRKKSPLPLSEHNARNLINDWLKDAGRSRSEKKRLEADEKNYTCEHWLKGSYANWSINTEIFLPEKIEIQLEGHRIQSTRLEIAFYEGDVLLKRSGIAHGQVNDDRSAISVKIQSRSVTVNRTNPELPLTIQFLSNGHRIHASYFEGSEVDYRSSPMVFVHESEQLRLLSTASVVVPSDKAIIRIPPEIHLETEIAHEDLAHEQEGAQWISVSSDLVLVGEHTRVLVRFDPNASFQKPSLLGTVSLYSTLPNLAYRGWPSVSGLDSDEHNDIRILANGAPLLFDYQQNQVGSFALSVLGDSGETLLRRRIGVIPKDLRVVSVPASRNSPARIILKSSRRLTLQVLDNSLKTEVQDSEDGYSITMAPQVGQGAPEKISIALTDGIKPSEPVVLRLPYPKTGVQLFDEEGNEIKSGLMSLDQLIETSMTLTPRPDSREQFFVCLELISQDVPNFRRYYPFTVNKQPQQISLYAFQEDIQQMLGTAINQDAFVRIRIETDQMLKQIDVVRYNARLEGPNSIGRLEVIADRSATSGSFSGVSGMRLDDPQAESVAVTERFSEGVGMGVFEIPTKMMKNGPWLLFTPAESKVKFRPTVWVTEGPVETNGSAPKTLHAAAKLFHPRHNPNVFHDVIAAMAEDLSHSGWDYLRSLKDRFSSLPLSAFEAWKALAANSAAMAVAVFRLEFDPDFCRRMSNELAVIWETVAVHTWVDVRASQKKFLVEKGIPEEFAEKVVQDRIKSVSESIPCFAHLAQYLKEPEHLNLQQVPYVFAKYCFEDLRRNHADDQRWPEWFKVELTNWIHQQDFPDELKRLPDVGFSRAVAYLPIFMAAVTAGKARFEDLTPSLPELKLGARVLSDFDRYGWYEPTYSLVLSNLLLQTE